One genomic window of Sphingomonas ginsengisoli An et al. 2013 includes the following:
- a CDS encoding glutathione S-transferase family protein has translation MAELIFYTNPQSRGQIVRWMLEEVGAPYTAEYLGYGTSMKEEPYLSVNPMGKVPAIKHGDKVVTEVSAICAYLADAFPDAGLAPALDDRADYYRFLFFAAGPLEAAFSNKAAGFVPTPERERMFGYGNWDQAIGGIERMLTGRDYITGKFSAADLYVTSELGFMMMFGMLEPRPVFADYVARCTDRDAYRRAKQRDEQAAEELKASA, from the coding sequence GTGGCCGAGCTCATCTTCTACACCAACCCGCAGTCGCGCGGGCAGATCGTCCGCTGGATGCTGGAGGAAGTCGGCGCGCCCTACACGGCCGAATATCTCGGTTACGGCACCAGCATGAAGGAAGAGCCGTACCTGTCGGTCAATCCGATGGGCAAGGTGCCGGCGATCAAGCATGGCGACAAAGTGGTGACCGAAGTGTCGGCGATCTGCGCCTATCTCGCCGACGCCTTCCCCGACGCGGGCCTCGCCCCCGCGCTCGACGACCGCGCCGATTATTATCGCTTCCTGTTCTTCGCCGCCGGGCCGCTCGAAGCGGCCTTCTCGAACAAGGCGGCGGGGTTCGTGCCGACCCCCGAGCGCGAGCGGATGTTCGGCTATGGCAATTGGGACCAGGCGATCGGCGGGATCGAGCGGATGCTGACCGGCCGCGACTATATCACCGGCAAGTTCAGCGCCGCCGACCTCTACGTGACCTCCGAACTGGGCTTCATGATGATGTTCGGAATGCTCGAGCCGCGGCCGGTGTTCGCCGATTACGTCGCCCGCTGCACCGACCGCGACGCCTATCGCCGCGCGAAGCAGCGCGACGAGCAGGCGGCCGAAGAGTTGAAGGCCAGCGCCTGA
- a CDS encoding M28 family metallopeptidase: MIRPAFLLLAATALIAPAHAQTALFSPQRLASHVNVLGSDAYEGRGVATRAETKTVAYIVQQFQEAGLQPGGAVVNGQRTWTQPVPLLKSDLVGDPVVTVQTANGGLRLVQGTDIALRSPMNGANQIRLANAPLVFVGYGVAAPERGWDDFKNVDVRGKILVVLVNDPDFEAAAGEPVAGKFGGKAMTYYGRWTYKYEEAARRGAAGMMVIHETAPASYGWNTVKNSNTNTMFDIVRQNPAASHTGFESWITLDTAQKLFRAAGLDYAQMKVAARRPDFRPVDLKASLSATANATTQVINSANVVGLLPGKTRPDETVIYSAHWDHLGIGKPDARGDTIYNGAVDNATGVSQLIEQARAFARGPRPDRSIVFLAVTAEEKGLLGSEYYARNPLYPLGKTVGMLNTDSMGVHGRARDFSISGTARLELLDTLVDEARKQNRVFTPDSHPESGGFYRSDHFSMAKVGVPAVSYESGGDLVNGGVARAEAIGKEYVTNRYHQPADEVQPDWDYSGMVEDAALLHAVGLRLANSNAWPNWSADSEFRATRDQTAADRGLSAVAPAPQPVAPPAPPAPAARPGERG; encoded by the coding sequence GTGATCCGACCCGCCTTCCTGCTGCTTGCCGCCACCGCCCTGATCGCCCCGGCGCATGCCCAGACCGCGCTGTTCAGCCCGCAGCGGCTGGCGAGCCACGTCAACGTGCTCGGCTCCGACGCCTATGAGGGCCGCGGGGTCGCGACCCGCGCCGAGACCAAGACGGTGGCCTACATCGTCCAGCAGTTTCAGGAAGCGGGGCTCCAGCCCGGCGGCGCGGTGGTCAACGGCCAGCGGACCTGGACCCAACCGGTGCCGCTGCTCAAGTCGGACCTGGTCGGTGACCCGGTGGTGACGGTGCAGACCGCTAATGGCGGACTGCGCCTCGTCCAGGGTACCGACATCGCGCTGCGCTCGCCGATGAACGGGGCGAACCAGATCCGCCTCGCCAACGCCCCGCTGGTGTTCGTCGGCTACGGCGTCGCGGCGCCCGAGCGCGGCTGGGACGATTTCAAGAATGTCGACGTCCGCGGCAAGATCCTCGTGGTGCTGGTCAACGACCCTGATTTCGAGGCCGCGGCGGGCGAGCCGGTGGCGGGCAAGTTCGGCGGCAAGGCGATGACCTATTACGGCCGCTGGACCTATAAATATGAGGAAGCGGCGCGTCGCGGCGCGGCCGGCATGATGGTCATCCACGAGACCGCGCCCGCCTCCTACGGCTGGAACACGGTCAAGAACTCCAACACCAACACGATGTTCGACATCGTTCGCCAGAACCCGGCGGCGTCGCACACCGGGTTCGAGAGCTGGATCACGCTCGACACCGCGCAGAAGCTGTTCCGCGCCGCCGGCCTCGATTACGCGCAGATGAAGGTCGCGGCGCGCCGGCCCGACTTCCGGCCGGTCGATCTCAAGGCCAGCCTGAGCGCGACCGCCAATGCCACGACGCAAGTGATCAATTCGGCAAATGTCGTCGGACTGCTGCCCGGCAAGACCCGGCCGGACGAGACCGTGATCTACTCGGCCCACTGGGACCATCTTGGCATCGGCAAGCCCGACGCGCGCGGCGACACCATTTACAATGGCGCGGTCGACAATGCGACCGGCGTCAGTCAGCTGATCGAGCAAGCGCGCGCCTTCGCCCGCGGCCCGCGGCCCGACCGCTCGATCGTGTTCCTGGCGGTCACCGCGGAGGAGAAGGGGCTGCTGGGCTCCGAATATTATGCCCGCAATCCGCTCTACCCGCTCGGCAAGACGGTCGGGATGCTCAACACCGACTCGATGGGCGTCCACGGCCGCGCCCGCGACTTCTCGATCAGCGGCACCGCCCGCCTCGAGCTGCTCGACACGCTGGTCGACGAGGCGCGCAAGCAGAACCGCGTCTTCACCCCCGATTCGCACCCGGAGAGCGGCGGCTTCTACCGCTCGGACCACTTCTCGATGGCCAAGGTCGGGGTGCCGGCGGTCAGCTATGAAAGCGGCGGCGACCTGGTCAACGGCGGGGTCGCCCGGGCCGAGGCGATCGGCAAGGAATATGTCACCAACCGCTACCACCAGCCGGCCGACGAGGTGCAGCCCGACTGGGACTATAGCGGGATGGTCGAAGATGCCGCGCTGCTCCACGCGGTGGGCTTGCGGCTCGCCAACAGCAACGCCTGGCCGAACTGGAGCGCCGACAGCGAGTTCCGCGCCACCCGCGACCAGACCGCCGCCGACCGCGGCCTCAGCGCCGTCGCCCCCGCGCCGCAGCCGGTCGCTCCGCCCGCCCCGCCCGCTCCGGCGGCCCGGCCCGGCGAGCGCGGCTAG
- a CDS encoding potassium transporter Kup — MTITAAADEVGEPSFEGDHHHGSTGWLTLGAIGIVFGDIGTSPLYALKESFIGHHPMPVMESRVMGVISIIFWTMMIVVTLKYVAIMMRADNKGEGGSLSLLALLSRTGSAGKWTGGLTMLGVFATALFFGDAMITPAVSILSAVEGVNTIDARFESFAVPLAVVIIIGLFAGQKYGTHRVGNLFGPIMLFYFLVLTVLGVESIAASPVILKSLSPVYGIRFIAHDPGFAFLALGSIVLAVTGAEALYADMGHFGAKPIRLAWLAVAFPALMVNYLGQGALLLRTPKAIENPFYMLASEQWRLGLIILAVVATVIASQAVITGAFSVVRQAVQLGLFPRILIRHTSARAEGQIYIPLVNWSLCVMVLVLVLLFRNSSNLASAYGIAVTGTMFITTVMLAVLLFRYWNWPKWVSVPLIVLLATVDLTYFASNLTKFFDGGWFPVLIALAAFAVLTTWSKGRQLVHEQLASAAMPVELFVKSVSKGVHRIRGTAIYLTSSPTGIPPALLHNLKHNQVLHETVLLTTIRIKDVPFVPEDKRVGVQELGCGLKRVTLRFGFSEDIDVPAALALAKAEVGTCQPMTTSYFLSRQTVIPSSKPGMAMWRERLFGWMVRNSATAMDFFKLPPNRVVELGSQVTI, encoded by the coding sequence ATGACCATTACCGCCGCCGCCGATGAGGTGGGCGAGCCTTCATTCGAGGGCGACCATCATCACGGCTCGACCGGCTGGCTGACGCTCGGCGCAATCGGCATCGTCTTCGGCGACATCGGCACCTCGCCGCTCTACGCGCTCAAGGAAAGTTTCATCGGCCACCACCCGATGCCGGTGATGGAAAGCCGGGTGATGGGGGTCATCAGCATCATCTTTTGGACGATGATGATCGTCGTCACCTTGAAATACGTCGCGATCATGATGCGCGCCGACAACAAGGGCGAGGGCGGCAGTCTGTCGCTGCTGGCTTTGCTCTCGCGGACCGGCAGCGCGGGCAAGTGGACCGGCGGGCTGACCATGCTCGGCGTGTTCGCCACCGCTCTGTTCTTCGGCGACGCGATGATCACCCCGGCGGTCTCAATCCTTTCGGCGGTCGAGGGCGTCAACACCATCGACGCACGTTTCGAAAGCTTCGCGGTCCCGCTCGCGGTGGTCATCATCATCGGCCTGTTCGCGGGCCAGAAATACGGCACGCACCGGGTCGGCAATCTGTTCGGCCCGATCATGCTGTTCTACTTCCTCGTGCTGACGGTGCTCGGCGTCGAATCGATCGCTGCCAGCCCGGTGATCTTGAAGAGCCTGTCGCCGGTCTACGGCATCCGTTTCATCGCGCACGATCCCGGTTTCGCCTTCCTCGCGCTGGGGTCGATCGTGCTGGCGGTGACCGGGGCCGAGGCGCTCTATGCCGACATGGGGCATTTCGGGGCCAAGCCCATCCGCCTCGCCTGGCTGGCGGTCGCCTTCCCGGCGCTGATGGTCAATTATCTGGGGCAGGGGGCGCTGTTGCTGCGCACGCCCAAGGCGATCGAAAACCCCTTCTACATGCTGGCCAGCGAGCAGTGGCGCCTCGGCCTGATCATCCTTGCGGTGGTCGCCACCGTGATCGCCAGCCAGGCGGTGATCACCGGCGCGTTCAGCGTGGTGCGGCAGGCGGTCCAGCTCGGCCTCTTCCCGCGCATCCTGATCCGCCACACCAGTGCCCGCGCCGAGGGGCAGATCTACATTCCGCTCGTCAACTGGTCATTGTGTGTGATGGTGCTGGTGCTGGTGCTGTTGTTCCGCAACAGCTCCAACCTCGCCTCGGCCTATGGCATCGCGGTGACGGGCACGATGTTCATCACCACGGTGATGCTGGCGGTGTTGCTGTTCCGCTACTGGAACTGGCCAAAGTGGGTGTCGGTCCCGCTGATCGTGCTGTTGGCGACGGTCGACCTCACTTATTTCGCCTCCAACCTCACCAAATTCTTTGACGGCGGCTGGTTCCCGGTGCTGATCGCGCTCGCCGCCTTCGCGGTGCTGACCACTTGGTCGAAGGGGCGCCAGCTGGTCCACGAGCAGCTCGCCAGCGCGGCGATGCCGGTCGAATTGTTCGTCAAGTCGGTGAGCAAGGGCGTCCACCGCATCCGCGGTACCGCCATCTATCTGACCTCGTCGCCGACGGGTATCCCGCCCGCGCTGCTCCACAATCTCAAGCACAACCAGGTGCTCCACGAGACGGTGCTGCTGACCACCATCCGAATCAAGGACGTGCCCTTCGTTCCCGAGGACAAGCGCGTCGGCGTGCAGGAACTGGGGTGCGGCCTCAAGCGCGTGACCCTGCGCTTCGGTTTCTCGGAGGACATCGACGTCCCCGCCGCGCTGGCACTCGCCAAGGCCGAGGTCGGCACCTGCCAGCCGATGACCACCAGCTACTTCCTCTCGCGCCAGACGGTGATCCCGTCGAGCAAGCCCGGCATGGCCATGTGGCGCGAGCGGCTGTTCGGCTGGATGGTGCGTAACTCGGCGACCGCGATGGACTTCTTCAAGCTGCCTCCCAACCGGGTGGTCGAGCTCGGCAGCCAGGTCACCATCTAG
- a CDS encoding S9 family peptidase, whose product MHHWKHLVAALLVSAAPLAPAYAQSSDDPPSTVLTGADLFNFAVAADPQISPDGRQIAYTRLTADPLKDRMTSTIWLIDVATGQQRPLIAGTGGPSSPRWSPDGKRLAYVSGADGGSPQLFVRWMDRGDSVRVTGLPDSPSDMAWSPDGRRIAYVMRVPGDEPKLGTAPAKPEGATWAPPLQVIDKVTYRADGAGYLQAGFDHIFLVDADGGAPRRLTSGSFNHEGPLSWTPEGRTLLFSANLKPDWELNALDSEIYALPVDGGQPVALTHRNGPDQGPRVSPDGRLIAFTGYDDHGKGFEQAHLYVMNRDGSGVRELAPSLDRNIDSLDWAGGRLVAGYEEAGGYKVSRIGLDGRVSPLASGAVGAGLDRPYAGGSWSVARDGTVAFTSGNALSPADVSVARGGNARRLTRLNELWLGGKRLGEVRAFTARAPDGGSVPSWLVLPPTYQPGTKVPLILEIHGGPYSSYGPNFSTDDQLYAAAGYAVLYTNPRGSTGYGQAFADGIEKTYPASDFDDLMAAVDGAIAQGVADPDNLFVTGGSGGGILTAWIVGKTNRFRAAAAQKPVINWTSMALTADGVPFFAKYWMGKLPWQDPQGYWARSPLGLVGNVKTPTLVVVGSEDYRTPVSEAEQYYAALKLAGVPTTLVKVPGASHGGLASRPSQSAAKASAILAWFDRYRKG is encoded by the coding sequence ATGCATCACTGGAAGCATCTCGTCGCCGCGCTGCTGGTCTCGGCCGCGCCGCTCGCGCCCGCCTACGCGCAGAGCAGTGACGACCCGCCGAGCACGGTGCTGACCGGGGCCGACCTGTTCAATTTCGCGGTCGCCGCCGATCCGCAGATCAGCCCCGACGGCCGCCAGATCGCCTACACCAGGCTGACCGCCGATCCGCTCAAGGACCGGATGACCTCGACCATCTGGCTGATCGATGTCGCCACCGGTCAGCAGCGCCCGCTGATCGCCGGGACCGGCGGGCCGAGCAGCCCGCGCTGGTCGCCCGACGGCAAGCGGCTCGCCTACGTCTCGGGCGCCGACGGCGGGTCGCCGCAGTTGTTCGTCCGCTGGATGGACCGCGGCGACAGCGTACGGGTGACTGGCTTGCCCGACAGCCCGTCGGACATGGCCTGGTCGCCCGACGGCCGGCGGATCGCTTATGTGATGCGCGTGCCCGGCGACGAGCCGAAACTCGGCACCGCCCCGGCCAAGCCCGAGGGCGCGACCTGGGCGCCGCCGCTGCAGGTGATCGACAAGGTCACCTACCGGGCCGACGGCGCGGGCTATCTGCAGGCAGGGTTCGACCACATCTTCCTGGTCGATGCCGACGGCGGGGCGCCGCGGCGGCTGACCAGCGGCAGCTTCAACCATGAGGGGCCGCTGAGCTGGACCCCCGAAGGCCGCACTCTCCTGTTCAGCGCCAACCTCAAGCCCGACTGGGAATTGAACGCGCTCGACAGCGAGATCTACGCCCTCCCCGTCGATGGCGGCCAACCGGTCGCCCTGACCCACCGCAACGGCCCCGACCAGGGCCCGCGGGTCTCGCCCGACGGGCGGCTGATCGCCTTCACCGGCTACGACGACCACGGCAAGGGGTTCGAGCAGGCGCACCTCTACGTCATGAACCGCGACGGCAGCGGGGTGCGCGAGCTGGCACCCTCGCTCGACCGCAACATCGACAGCCTCGACTGGGCCGGCGGCAGGCTGGTCGCGGGCTATGAGGAAGCTGGCGGATACAAGGTGTCGCGGATCGGGCTCGACGGGCGGGTCAGCCCGCTTGCCAGCGGCGCGGTCGGCGCGGGTCTCGACCGCCCCTATGCCGGCGGCAGCTGGTCGGTCGCGCGCGACGGCACGGTCGCGTTCACCAGCGGCAACGCGCTAAGCCCCGCCGACGTCTCGGTCGCGCGCGGCGGCAATGCGCGGCGGCTGACCCGGCTCAACGAGCTTTGGCTCGGCGGCAAGCGGCTGGGCGAAGTCCGCGCCTTCACCGCCCGCGCCCCCGACGGCGGCAGCGTGCCGAGCTGGCTGGTCCTGCCCCCGACCTATCAGCCGGGGACCAAGGTGCCGCTGATCCTCGAGATCCACGGCGGGCCATACAGCAGCTACGGCCCCAATTTCTCGACCGACGACCAGCTCTACGCGGCGGCCGGCTATGCCGTGCTCTACACCAACCCGCGCGGCTCGACCGGTTACGGCCAGGCCTTCGCCGACGGGATCGAGAAGACCTATCCGGCGAGCGACTTCGACGACCTGATGGCGGCGGTCGACGGCGCCATCGCGCAAGGCGTCGCCGATCCCGACAATCTGTTCGTCACCGGCGGCTCAGGCGGGGGCATCCTCACCGCCTGGATCGTTGGCAAGACCAATCGCTTCCGCGCGGCGGCGGCGCAGAAGCCGGTCATCAACTGGACCAGCATGGCGCTGACCGCCGACGGGGTGCCCTTCTTCGCCAAATATTGGATGGGCAAGCTGCCGTGGCAGGACCCGCAGGGCTATTGGGCGCGCTCGCCGCTGGGCCTTGTCGGCAACGTCAAGACGCCGACGCTGGTGGTGGTCGGGAGCGAGGATTATCGCACCCCGGTCAGCGAGGCCGAGCAATATTATGCGGCGCTGAAACTCGCGGGCGTGCCGACCACGCTGGTCAAGGTGCCGGGCGCGAGCCACGGCGGCTTGGCGTCGCGGCCGAGCCAGTCGGCGGCCAAGGCGAGCGCGATCCTCGCCTGGTTCGACCGCTACCGGAAGGGCTGA
- a CDS encoding ATP-grasp fold amidoligase family protein, whose product MATFGAGQERSPWRGVSLAMVRFPDPPTAAGSSPLRVHLTYWWRHRRFARLDTPLLFTEWVQHRKLNDRDPRFPALADKVLVKDVVADLLGREWITPTLWRGRALPAEPAWEFPYVVKARHGCQQTLVVRTPADHAEAVRQSREWMARDYGAWLDEWLYGEIERGLLVEPFIGEGEALPIDFKVFVFGGEARFVQVHLGRGADHRWIVFDTDWRRVSLATADADPPRPHSLPAMLRAAELLGEGFSFVRADFYEIGGQPRFGELTFYPGSGLERVEPPRLDLLMGLLWRSANERPIEAITKAANAA is encoded by the coding sequence ATGGCCACTTTCGGTGCGGGGCAGGAACGATCGCCCTGGCGCGGCGTCTCCTTGGCGATGGTACGCTTTCCCGATCCGCCGACCGCCGCCGGCTCCAGCCCGCTCAGGGTCCATCTCACTTACTGGTGGCGGCATCGGCGGTTCGCCCGGCTCGACACCCCCTTGCTGTTCACCGAGTGGGTCCAGCATCGCAAATTGAACGACCGCGATCCGCGCTTCCCCGCGCTCGCCGACAAGGTGCTGGTCAAGGACGTTGTCGCCGATCTGCTTGGCCGCGAGTGGATCACGCCTACCTTGTGGCGCGGGCGCGCTCTCCCGGCCGAACCGGCGTGGGAGTTTCCCTACGTCGTCAAGGCGCGCCACGGCTGCCAGCAGACGCTGGTGGTCCGCACCCCCGCCGACCATGCCGAGGCCGTTCGCCAGTCGCGCGAGTGGATGGCGCGCGATTACGGCGCCTGGCTCGACGAGTGGCTCTACGGCGAGATCGAGCGCGGGCTGCTGGTCGAGCCTTTCATCGGCGAGGGCGAGGCGCTCCCGATCGACTTTAAGGTGTTCGTGTTCGGCGGCGAGGCGCGGTTCGTCCAGGTCCACCTCGGGCGCGGCGCCGACCATCGCTGGATCGTCTTCGACACCGACTGGCGGCGGGTGTCGCTCGCGACCGCCGACGCCGATCCGCCGCGGCCGCACAGCCTGCCGGCGATGCTCCGCGCCGCCGAATTGCTCGGCGAAGGGTTCAGCTTCGTCCGCGCCGACTTTTACGAGATCGGCGGCCAGCCGCGCTTCGGCGAGCTGACCTTCTACCCCGGCAGCGGGCTCGAGCGGGTCGAGCCGCCGCGGCTCGACCTGTTGATGGGGCTGTTGTGGCGCTCGGCGAACGAGCGACCGATCGAGGCGATCACGAAAGCCGCCAACGCCGCCTGA
- a CDS encoding ArsR/SmtB family transcription factor → MVEQRLDMTFAALADPTRRGMLAQLALGERSIGQLAAPLAMSFAGASKHVKVLEDAGLVARRRAGRAHLITLEPTPLAEAERWLRQWEHFWSGRLDALESAFATDDQQETDHE, encoded by the coding sequence ATGGTTGAACAACGACTCGACATGACCTTTGCCGCGCTGGCCGATCCGACCCGGCGTGGCATGCTCGCCCAGCTCGCCCTCGGCGAGCGTTCGATCGGTCAGCTCGCCGCGCCGCTGGCGATGAGCTTCGCGGGCGCCTCCAAGCATGTGAAGGTGCTCGAGGACGCCGGCCTAGTCGCCCGCCGCCGCGCCGGCCGCGCCCACCTCATCACCCTCGAACCCACGCCGCTGGCCGAGGCCGAGCGCTGGCTACGCCAGTGGGAGCATTTCTGGAGCGGTCGCCTCGACGCGCTCGAATCCGCCTTTGCCACCGACGATCAACAGGAGACCGACCATGAGTGA
- a CDS encoding SRPBCC family protein, with translation MSDTLTAPGIARIAPDAIRLERLLDAPVDKVWAYLTKAELRRTWFMGGTDAPPSGEFELVIDHDNLSDGPAPYPDSYAASKGKTMRETVLRFEPPHLLETTFGGGEQGQVTYELEPRGQQTRLVLTHRGITSPTGPQNFGSGWTSHLAMLAKRLAGGGVANFWDLHARSQEAVRAALAADQ, from the coding sequence ATGAGTGACACGCTAACCGCCCCCGGCATCGCGCGGATCGCGCCCGACGCCATCCGCCTCGAGCGGTTGCTCGACGCGCCGGTCGACAAGGTCTGGGCCTATCTGACCAAGGCAGAGCTTCGCCGGACCTGGTTCATGGGCGGGACCGACGCCCCGCCGTCGGGCGAGTTCGAGCTGGTGATCGACCATGACAATCTGTCGGACGGCCCGGCGCCCTATCCCGACAGTTACGCCGCCTCGAAGGGCAAGACGATGCGCGAGACCGTGCTTCGCTTCGAGCCGCCGCACCTGCTCGAAACCACCTTCGGCGGGGGCGAGCAGGGGCAGGTCACCTACGAGCTCGAGCCGCGCGGACAGCAGACCCGGCTGGTCCTCACCCATCGCGGCATCACCAGCCCGACGGGGCCGCAGAATTTCGGCAGCGGCTGGACCTCGCACCTCGCGATGCTCGCCAAGCGGCTCGCGGGCGGCGGGGTCGCCAATTTCTGGGACCTGCACGCCCGGTCGCAGGAAGCGGTCCGCGCCGCACTCGCCGCCGACCAATAA
- the clpA gene encoding ATP-dependent Clp protease ATP-binding subunit ClpA, producing the protein MPSFARELEQTLHNALGEASRRRHEYATLEHLLMALIDDAHASKVMTACGVNRDELKATVKQYLDGELGALVADSGTDPTPTSGFQRVVQRAILHVQSSGRDEVTGANVLVALFSERESYAVYFLQQQDMSRLDAVTYISHGVGKGETAEGEKSTPPQGSEQPTETKSAGDKKESALKQFTVDLNEKAKLGKVDPLIGRMAEVDRTIQILCRRSKNNPLYVGDPGVGKTAIAEGLARKIVEGDVPEVLREAVIYSLDMGALLAGTRYRGDFEERLKSVVSELEKLPHAVLFIDEIHTVIGAGATSGGAMDASNLLKPALSSGAIRCIGSTTYKEFRNHFEKDRALLRRFQKIDVNEPTIEDTIKIIAGLRSSFEGHHGVRYTPDAIKSAVELSARYIHDRKLPDKAIDVIDEVGAMQMLVPVNKRKKVITPKEIEQVVATMARIPPKSVSTDDKKTLENLESDLKRVVFGQDLAIEKLASAIKLSRAGLRDPDKPIGNYLFSGPTGVGKTEVARQLASIMGIPLQRFDMSEYMERHSVSRLIGAPPGYVGYDQGGLLTDAVDQQPHSVLLLDEIEKAHPDLFNILLQVMDNGKLTDHHGKTVDFRNTILIMTTNAGASDMARESIGFGAMSREDVQEDAIRKMFTPEFRNRLDAVVPFGYLPPAVVARVVDKFILQLELQLADRNVHIDLDDEAREWLTTRGYDKLYGARPMGRLVQEKIKQPLAEELLFGKLVNGGEVKVRIKDNAPAFEITPAAPKAKAPKGAKGKGRARGQAVPDPQPDLPDQSDEPETPGTPDTPVE; encoded by the coding sequence ATGCCCAGTTTCGCCCGGGAGCTTGAACAGACCCTGCACAACGCCTTGGGAGAGGCGAGCCGGCGGCGGCACGAATATGCGACGCTCGAGCATCTGCTGATGGCGCTGATCGACGATGCCCATGCCTCCAAGGTGATGACCGCCTGCGGGGTCAATCGCGACGAATTGAAGGCCACCGTGAAGCAGTATCTCGACGGTGAGCTCGGGGCGCTGGTCGCCGACAGCGGCACCGACCCGACCCCGACCAGCGGCTTCCAGCGGGTGGTCCAGCGGGCGATCCTCCACGTCCAGTCGTCGGGCCGCGACGAGGTCACCGGCGCCAACGTGCTGGTCGCTCTCTTCTCCGAGCGCGAGAGCTATGCGGTCTATTTCCTCCAGCAGCAGGACATGAGCCGGCTGGATGCGGTGACCTACATCAGCCACGGCGTCGGCAAGGGCGAGACCGCCGAGGGCGAGAAGAGCACGCCGCCGCAGGGCAGCGAGCAGCCGACCGAGACCAAGAGCGCGGGCGACAAGAAGGAAAGCGCGCTCAAGCAGTTCACCGTCGACCTCAACGAGAAGGCCAAGCTCGGCAAGGTCGATCCGCTGATCGGGCGCATGGCCGAGGTCGACCGGACCATCCAGATCCTCTGCCGGCGGTCGAAGAACAACCCGCTCTATGTGGGTGATCCAGGCGTCGGCAAGACCGCCATCGCCGAAGGCCTCGCGCGCAAGATCGTTGAGGGCGACGTTCCCGAGGTCCTCCGCGAGGCGGTGATCTATTCGCTCGACATGGGCGCGCTACTGGCGGGCACCCGCTATCGCGGCGACTTCGAGGAGCGGCTGAAGAGCGTCGTGTCCGAGCTCGAGAAGCTGCCCCACGCCGTGCTGTTCATCGACGAGATCCACACCGTAATCGGCGCCGGCGCGACCAGCGGCGGGGCGATGGACGCGTCGAACCTGCTCAAGCCGGCGCTGTCGTCGGGCGCGATCCGCTGCATCGGCTCGACCACCTACAAGGAGTTCCGCAACCACTTCGAAAAGGACCGGGCGCTGCTGCGGCGGTTCCAGAAGATCGACGTCAACGAGCCGACGATCGAGGATACGATCAAGATCATCGCGGGGCTGCGCTCCTCGTTCGAGGGGCACCACGGCGTCCGCTACACTCCCGACGCGATCAAGTCGGCGGTGGAGCTCAGCGCGCGCTACATCCACGACCGCAAGCTGCCCGATAAGGCGATCGACGTGATCGACGAGGTTGGGGCGATGCAGATGCTGGTCCCGGTGAACAAGCGCAAGAAGGTGATCACGCCCAAGGAGATCGAGCAGGTCGTCGCGACCATGGCCCGCATCCCGCCGAAGAGCGTGTCGACCGACGACAAGAAGACGCTCGAAAATCTCGAGAGCGACTTGAAGCGCGTCGTGTTCGGGCAGGATCTGGCGATCGAGAAGCTCGCCTCGGCGATCAAGCTCAGCCGCGCGGGCCTGCGCGATCCCGACAAGCCGATCGGCAACTACCTGTTCTCGGGACCGACCGGCGTCGGCAAGACCGAGGTCGCGCGCCAGCTCGCCTCGATCATGGGCATCCCGCTCCAGCGCTTCGACATGTCCGAATATATGGAGCGGCATTCAGTCAGCCGGCTGATCGGTGCCCCTCCGGGCTATGTCGGTTATGATCAGGGCGGCCTGTTGACCGACGCGGTCGACCAGCAGCCGCACAGCGTGCTGTTGCTCGACGAGATCGAGAAGGCGCACCCCGACCTGTTCAACATCCTGCTGCAGGTGATGGACAACGGGAAGCTGACCGATCACCACGGCAAGACGGTCGATTTCCGCAACACCATCCTCATCATGACCACCAATGCGGGTGCCAGCGACATGGCGCGCGAGAGCATCGGGTTCGGCGCCATGAGCCGCGAGGACGTGCAGGAAGACGCCATCCGCAAGATGTTCACGCCCGAGTTCCGCAACCGCCTCGATGCGGTGGTGCCGTTCGGCTATCTGCCCCCGGCAGTGGTCGCGCGGGTGGTCGACAAGTTCATCCTCCAGCTTGAGTTGCAGCTGGCGGACCGCAACGTCCACATCGACCTCGACGACGAGGCGCGCGAATGGCTGACCACGCGCGGCTACGACAAGCTCTATGGCGCGCGGCCGATGGGCCGCCTCGTCCAGGAGAAGATCAAGCAGCCGCTTGCCGAGGAATTGCTGTTCGGCAAGCTGGTCAACGGCGGCGAGGTCAAGGTCCGCATCAAGGACAACGCCCCGGCGTTCGAGATCACTCCGGCGGCGCCCAAGGCCAAGGCGCCCAAGGGCGCCAAGGGCAAGGGCCGGGCCCGCGGCCAGGCGGTGCCCGATCCGCAGCCCGACCTGCCCGACCAGTCGGACGAGCCGGAAACCCCGGGCACGCCCGACACGCCGGTCGAGTAA
- a CDS encoding DUF1192 domain-containing protein, with amino-acid sequence MDDDFFSSKPDDPLVLLSRQDLDPFSQHELAERIEALRAEIARVETHMSRVDQHRSAADALFKR; translated from the coding sequence ATGGATGACGATTTCTTCTCGTCCAAGCCGGACGATCCGCTGGTCCTCCTATCGCGGCAGGACCTCGATCCCTTCAGCCAGCACGAGCTGGCCGAGCGGATCGAAGCGCTCCGCGCCGAAATCGCACGGGTCGAGACGCACATGAGCCGGGTCGACCAGCATCGCTCCGCAGCCGATGCGCTGTTCAAGCGATAG